The genomic window AGCCTCGGGGGTTTTTGCCGAAATACAAAGTTCTATTAATTTTATTTGGGGATTACGCGCCAAGCCAGATAAAGGAGTTAAGAAGTTTATTCAGAATCGATTAATGTCTTTTTCGATGATCGCATCAGTAGGTTTTTTAATGCTGGTGAGTCTTTTGGTCAATACAACTTTAGATTTAGTGAGCTCGCGCTTAAAAATATATTTTCCAGAGAGTACGGTTTACTTGTTTTATGTGGTAAATGTTGTAATTGTACTGGCGAGTATTACTCTTCTTTTTGCCATAATTTTTAGAACTCTTCCAGACGGAAAAATAAGATGGAAAGATGCCTTTATAGGTTCTGGAGTTACAGCAGTGCTTTTTATGATTGGTAAATTTGCTATCGGTTTTTATTTAGGAAGTTCTACAGTAGCCTCTGTTTACGGTGCTGCGGGATCTGTCATAATAATTCTGGTTTGGGTTTATTATTCGGCAATTATTCTGTATTTTGGAGCAGAATTTACCAAAGTATACGCAAAATCGTACGGCGGAAAAATTTATCCTAACGAATATTCAGTTGAGATTCAAAAAGAGATTTACGAGATTGATAATAATGCATAGCCGAAAATATTAAACTTTATAATATGTGGCAAGAACTTTGTTACTAAAATAAAATAAATACCACGAATATGAAAATAATAGCCTTTGGAGGAAGTAACAGCCAGCATTCAATCAATAAACGTTTAGCAACTTATGCATCAAGTTTATTTGAAAATGCTGAGGTTGAAGTTTTAGATTTAAATGATTTTGAAATGCCTATTTTCAGCGTTGATACTGAGAAAGAAATCGGTCAGCATGAACTTGCAAAAGCATTTCTTGACAAAATAGAAAGCGCAGATGTATTAGTGGTTTCATTGGCAGAAAACAATAACAATTACTCAACTGCATTTAAAAATATATTCGATTGGAGCTCGAGAATTAATAAAGAAGTCTTTCAGAAAAAACCAATGCTCTTAATGGCGACTTCGCCTGGAACGAGAGGCGGAGCATCTGTTTTAGAAATAGCTCGTAATGCTCTGCCAAGATATGGTGCAGAAATTAAAGCTTCATTTTCGCTTCCGGCATTTAATGCCAATTTTGATTTAGAGAAAAATCAAATTTCTAATGCCGAATTAGACAAAGAGTTAAGAGATATTATCAAAGATTGTTTTTAAAATGAGAATACCCAAAACTGCTTTTGTATTTCTTTTTCTGCATATCTTTTTTCTAAATTTTACTTTCGCACAAAAGCTTAGTGAAGTAGATAAAATCGTTGCAAAATATCCTAAAAGCTTTAATACCACAGAAAAGTTAGCCGATAAAATCGAGAATGATTTTAATTCGGATTATGATCGTGCACGTGCTATTTACACTTGGATTGCTCTCAATATAAGATACGATTATAATGCTTATTTGAATCCGCCAAAAATGCG from Flavobacterium fluviale includes these protein-coding regions:
- a CDS encoding YihY/virulence factor BrkB family protein produces the protein MKIKNIFSKSWFLLKNTFLEFNDDNAIKLSAALSYYTIFALPPLLIIIITICGFFFGEDAVTGQLYGQINGMVGNSAAGQIQEAIKNVQLSGDNMFATIFGIVMLLIGASGVFAEIQSSINFIWGLRAKPDKGVKKFIQNRLMSFSMIASVGFLMLVSLLVNTTLDLVSSRLKIYFPESTVYLFYVVNVVIVLASITLLFAIIFRTLPDGKIRWKDAFIGSGVTAVLFMIGKFAIGFYLGSSTVASVYGAAGSVIIILVWVYYSAIILYFGAEFTKVYAKSYGGKIYPNEYSVEIQKEIYEIDNNA
- a CDS encoding NADPH-dependent FMN reductase, translated to MKIIAFGGSNSQHSINKRLATYASSLFENAEVEVLDLNDFEMPIFSVDTEKEIGQHELAKAFLDKIESADVLVVSLAENNNNYSTAFKNIFDWSSRINKEVFQKKPMLLMATSPGTRGGASVLEIARNALPRYGAEIKASFSLPAFNANFDLEKNQISNAELDKELRDIIKDCF